The Pirellulales bacterium genome window below encodes:
- the cysC gene encoding adenylyl-sulfate kinase produces the protein MSNDTNVHWHEHSVTREERERLHGHKGCVIWFTGLSGCGKSTIANLVDHKLHSQGKHSFVLDGDNVRHGLNAGPGMLKERHGDEFAKRFGLGFSAQDREENIRRIGAVAKLFCDAGLITLTAFISPYRRDRDAVRATMPAGDFIEILVDAPLEVCEARDPKGLYKKARAGELKGFTGIDDPYEAPVKPELVLDSAKKDAETLAEEVLAYLRKAGKL, from the coding sequence ATGTCGAACGATACGAACGTCCATTGGCACGAACATAGCGTGACACGAGAAGAACGCGAGCGGCTTCACGGCCACAAAGGCTGCGTGATCTGGTTTACCGGGCTGAGCGGTTGCGGCAAGAGCACCATCGCCAATCTGGTCGATCACAAGCTCCACTCGCAGGGCAAGCACAGCTTCGTGCTCGACGGCGACAACGTGCGGCACGGCCTCAACGCCGGGCCGGGCATGCTCAAGGAACGGCACGGCGACGAGTTCGCCAAACGCTTCGGCCTCGGCTTTTCCGCCCAGGACCGCGAAGAAAACATTCGCCGCATCGGCGCCGTCGCCAAGCTGTTTTGCGACGCCGGCCTGATTACGCTCACCGCCTTCATCAGCCCGTATCGCCGCGACCGCGATGCCGTCCGCGCCACCATGCCGGCCGGCGACTTCATCGAAATCCTGGTCGATGCCCCGCTGGAGGTCTGCGAGGCCCGCGATCCCAAAGGACTTTACAAGAAGGCCCGTGCCGGCGAACTGAAGGGCTTTACCGGCATCGACGATCCTTACGAGGCGCCCGTGAAGCCCGAACTGGTGCTCGATTCCGCCAAGAAAGACGCCGAAACGCTGGCCGAAGAAGTGCTGGCCTATCTACGCAAAGCCGGAAAGCTCTAG
- a CDS encoding helix-turn-helix transcriptional regulator: MKRITRQRHLTAEEAAKYQAIRDQVAEELPELLDRHYQRVAALDKIDDVLKQLKAAREDKGLSLADLSERTGMDRSALSKLESGERPNPTVQTLVRYADAVGMRLEVTLIDTP; the protein is encoded by the coding sequence ATGAAGCGTATCACTCGTCAGCGGCATCTCACGGCTGAGGAAGCAGCCAAGTATCAAGCAATTCGAGATCAGGTCGCAGAGGAACTGCCGGAATTGCTCGATCGCCATTACCAACGCGTTGCGGCGTTGGACAAAATTGATGACGTACTGAAACAACTGAAGGCCGCGCGCGAAGATAAGGGCCTGAGCCTCGCCGACCTGAGCGAGCGCACGGGCATGGACCGCTCTGCGCTATCGAAGCTCGAAAGTGGCGAGCGGCCGAATCCAACGGTCCAGACGCTGGTCAGGTATGCCGACGCGGTGGGCATGCGGCTGGAAGTCACACTGATCGACACGCCGTAG